The sequence CTTTTGCCGCAGTTCTAGTTGGCTGATCCATCGATGGTCTCGACTTTGTAGCCTGTCTCCCGACAGCATGCGATGAGATGCTATCGTGATCATCGTGATTGTATTGATCGCTGCACAAGTAGCCCGATCAGGCGCGGCAGAGTGCAAGCGCTCTCGCGTCATGCATGACAGTTGATGTCGAGTTGGCCATCAGCGGATGAACCGTTGGAGCGCTCAACGAATCCTGCCGCATTGTTCCGCGACGAGAGGCGTCGGAGGAATCGAACCGGCGCGGTGCTTCCCCGCAAGACGGAAGGATGCCGACGATCCACAGACGTTCACAAAGACCGCGAAAGTCGATCAGCGCGAGGCGCTGAAGCGCAGTGGCCTCGCGACACTTCTTTGATGCCCTGAGAGAGAAACGCTCCGCCCGGCGGACCGGGCGGGGCTTCTTGATGACCTCAGTCGCCGTTCTTGCGCGGCCGGGACCAGATCAGGCTGAAGCCGTCGCCGTCTTCGTCGCTGAACAGGTTGGCGTAGATCGGTGCGTTGAACGAGGGGTCGTCGAGCTTGAGCGAGAGATAGTCGCGGCCCTGCGCTTCGACCAGGCGGCCCCGATCTCGGCCCGGCCGGCAAGGACGCGGTGGTTCGGGGCATTCTCGTTGCTGCGGCTGTAGTGTCGATGATCCCGCGCGCTCGAATCGCCGGAGTTCGGCTCTCAAGCGCGGTAAGGTAGTCGCTCCAGGGGGTGCGCTCCTGAACTTGTCCTTCAGGACAGTTCCTGGTGCGTGGATATGCGGTTGCCAGCGCTGCCAACATGCCCCTGCATCGAAAGTCCCTGCCCCGACGGCGCCGTCCGCAGTCCGGGTCCTCACAGGCGGGCCTGTGTGGAGCTCTTGCAAATTCGGCAATATGCCGCTATCTACACGGCATATTGCCGCCACGTTCGGGAGGGCCCTGTGTCCATTGTCGAAATCGTAGCAAGGAAGCTGGGTGGACGCTCGGTCCTTGGAGCGGTCATACGCTCGCAGGCGGACCTCGCCCTGGCGGTGCGAAAGCGGCTTCCCCTGACCGCGCTGCATGGGCTGGCGAAGGCGGGACTTACTGAGCAGGAAATCGAATTGTTCGTCATTCCGCAACGAACGCGCCGGCATCGCGCGGAGAAAAAGCAACCGCTAACCGTCGAAGAATCCGACCGGGCCGTGCGATTGCTGCGCGTACAGACACTTGCCGAGGAGACTTTCGGCGATGCCAACAAGGCCAATATATGGCTCCGGCGTTCGCTAGCAGAACTTCGTGGCGAGTCGCCGTTGGCGGTAGCACAAACCGAAACTGGCGCCCGCGTGGTCGAAACCATACTCGGCAAGATCGCCTGGGGCGCCGCCGCCTGATGCTGCTTTGGCGTTTGTCGGGCATACAGCATGCCAAGATGTTCGATGGTGGCTATGGCCTGCTTTTTGACGGACGCTGGAATACGGTCGGACGGCCTGTGACCTACTGCAGCACGTCGCCTGCGCTGTGCGTATTGGAAAAACTGGTCCATATCGAGGACCCGGCTCTCATGCCCGCGCTTGTGATGGTGCGCTACGATGGGCCAGATGACCTTGCCGTCGAGACGCTGGGCTTAAGCGATCTGCCCGCCGATTGGCGGCGCCAGGAAGTTTGGACGCAGCAACGAGGTGATCAATGGCACGCCTCGCTCGCGACACCCCTGCTCCGCGTTCCCTCTGCCATCGTCCCTGTAGATCAGTCCCCCGACGTCAACATCCTGATCAACCACACTCACAAGGACGCGGCGCGGATCTCCGTGATCTCTGTAGAGCCATTCGTTCTTGACCCACGTCTGTTCTGAGTCAGAGACGACCACAGATCGGTAGTCTTCCGCGACGAGAGGCGTCGGAGGAATCGAACCGGCGCGGTGCTTCCCCGCAAGACGGAAGGATGCCGACGATCCACAGACGTTCACAAAGACCGCGAAAGTCGATCAGCGTGAGGCGCTGAAGCGCAGTGGCCTCGCGACACTTCTTTGATGCCCGGAGAGAGAAAGGCCCCGCCCGGCGGACCGGACGGGGTTGGCGACCTCAGTCGCCGGTCTTGCGCGGCCGCGACCAGATCAGGCTGAAGCCGTCGCCGTCCTCGTCGCTGAACAGGTTGGCGTAGATCGGTGCGTTGAACGAGGGGTCGTCGAGCTTGAGCGAGAGATAGTCGCGGCCCTCCTCGGAGCGCTTCGACCAGGCGGCCCCGATCTCGGCCCGGCCGACGAAGACGCGGTGGCTCGGGGCGTTCTCGTTGCTGCCTTTGGCCTCGGGCACGATGCGGACGCCCTTGGTCTGCAGGCTGAGGGTGACGATCTCGCCCTGGAAGTCGCTGCCGACCTTCTTGAAAGAACCGATGGTAGCCATGTTACTTCTCCTTTGCTGTTTTGAGCCGCGACCACCGCGGCCTCGATGGCGATCTACAGGCCGAAGACGATCGACGACGCACCCGCCCGCGGGCCGCAGCGCAGCGGAGGACGCCAGCGGGGCGACTTTCTTGCCTCGCGAGGAATGGGCGTAGCCCAGGGGAAGAAAGTCGCTGCTGGCGTTGCGTTCAGGCGATCGAGGCGCAGCCGCTCTTCGGCCAGATCGAGCCATCAAGAGGCCCGGTGGTCCGTGCGCTGAACAGCATCCCCGGAAGAAGTTGTGGCGTCTCTCGGTTGGGCTGCACAAGATGTCGCTGCGGTCAGGCGTAGACAGGGAAACAAAAGCGAAGAAAGGGCGAACGCGCTTGCCGTGAGCCAGCCGCGATGAGATGCCCCTGGCTATGACCACAGGAGGAGCTGTGGCCACCAGCTTCACCGTCGGCAAGCACTACGAGAACTTCATCCAAGATCCGATTGCTAGCGGCCGATAAGCCACGGCCGGCGAAGTCATGCGGGAAGGGCTGCGGCTTGTCGAAGAAGGCGAGCAGCTTCGCGCGGCAAAACTCGAAGCGTTGCGGGACCGATCCGGAAGGTTAAAACAGGGGTCCGGCCGAGCCGTTTGAGGGCCGATGAACTGATCGATCGGGGTCAAGGGGCGCGGACGCGAGCGACTGAGAACGGGTAAGCATGGCGGGCAATCTCGCCAGACGTCCCCTGGTCGAAACCGACCTGGCGGATATCTGGTGATTCATCGCATGCGGTAAGGTCGCGGCCGGCAGATCGGGTGCTCGATCTATCGGCCAGGCCTGAAGATCAAGCGCTCGGCCGTTCGCGGAGGTATGGTTTCCACCAAAAGCAATCACCGTTAACGCGTTGATTTTCCTCATATGCGGTGAATGCCGCCGCCTTTCACCGCACATCATGCGAAGAATAACGTGGCATTGCAGCGAATAGCCGCTATATTCTCCGCAAAGGATGCGGCGAATGGCGACCTATATTCACGAACGGAAGGCTTGGCCCCATTTCAATTGGGATGCAGCGAAGATCGCCCAAAGGCTGGGATCTGTCCGCCACCGGCAGGGACGCCTCACCGGGCGCATGGAAGAGTTGGGCTTCAGGCTGAAAACACAGGCCAATCTTGAGGCGCTGACCGAGGAGGTCACCAAATCGAGCGAGATCGAGGGTGAGGTTCTCAGCCGCGACCAGGTTCGCTCGTCCTTGGCGCGCCGCCTCGGTGTCGACATCGGCGCGTTGACGCCCGCCGAACGCAATGTGGAAGGCGTGGTCGAAATGATCCTCGACGCGACGAGCAAATACAACGCCCCCCTCACCTCCGAACGGCTCTTTGGCTGGCACGCTGCTCTCTTTCCGACGGGACGAAGCGGCATGACGAAGATCAAGGTTGGAGACTGGCGGACTGAAGAGTCCGGACCCATGCAGATCGTCTTGGGGCCGATGGGACGCGAGCGCGTCCATTACGAGGCACCCAAGGCCGCGTTGGTACCCGATGACATGAAGGCCTTCATTAACTGGTACAACGGCCCGCAGGATATCGATCCGGTGCTGAAGGCAGCGATAGCACACCTGTGGTTTGTCACCATCCATCCATTTGAGGATGGCAATGGCCGTATTGCCCGCGCGATTGCCGATATGGCGCTGGCACGATCGGAAAACAGTTCACAGCGTTTCTATAGTATGTCGGCTCAGATCCGGCAGGAGCGCAACGCCTATTACGACATCCTGGAAGCGACGCAGAAAGGTGATCTCGACATAACCGAATGGCTGGCATGGTTTCTCGATTGCCTTGACCGCGCCTTCGATCGCGCCGACACCATCCTTGCGTCCGTCCTCAGGAAGGCGCGCTTCTGGAAGAAGCACGCCAACCAAAAGTTCAACGATCGCCAGCGGGCGATGGTCGAGCGCCTGCTCGAGGGTTTTGATGGCAAGCTTAACTCATCGAAATGGGCCAAGCTTACCAAAGCCTCGCAAGATACCGCCCTGCGCGACATCGAAGATCTTGTTGCCAAGTGTATACTGGCGAAAGACGCGGCTGGCGGTCGCAGCACGAGTTATTCCTTAATCGACGTGGCGACGATCACAGATCCGTAGTCCTGCGAGGAGAGGCCTCGGAACAATCGAACTCGCACATCAGCGCTCCGCCGGGCTATGTTGATCCAGGCAATCATGCGAGCTCCATCAATTGTCCTTCAACTTCCGCGCCTTTTCTGCATGCGGCATCAGGAAAGTGCCAAGCGTGGTGACAACATCGGCAAGCGGTCCAGGATCGATAGCGACGTCCTGAACGAACGCGTTCCATTGCTGAACCTTGGTCGCGTCGTCGGTGAAAGCCTTCGTGAGAGCATCCGGCCGGTCTTCGGGGATGTTGGTCTTGCGTCGCGTGAAGGTCGCTTTGATTGCGCGTGAAAGCCGGTCGTCCTTAAATTCATAGGTTCGGGTCAGCACCCAGATATCGTAGAAATCCTTCAGGCGCGTATTTGCCAACCCGAGATGCACCATTGCTTGAAACTTCTCGGCGATGACGGTTTCGGGTGGATAGGCGCGCAGCTTCGGGGCTGGCTGATCGAGCAGTGTCAGCAGTTCGATCTCATTCAGTCCAGGTTCGGTAGCGTCGCCATAGCCGATATCTATAACGATGCGCAAACGAGCCCCGTCGATCGTCGCGTAGCATTTGAGGCGCAGCCCGCCATAGCCTGACTCATCGCGGACCCTATCGACTTCAAGGCTGCCGGTATCGAACGTCACGCCGTCGACAGCCTGAGCTTCACAAATTTCCTTGAAGAAGCCACGCGTCAGCTGTGGGTCACTCTCGCCGAAGCCGAGCAGGTCGAGATCGCGGGTTGGCCGATGCGGATCATGGAGCCAGTAGCGCAGCAACATCGCACCTTTGAGTGCAAACTGTTCCTTGTACTTGCTGATGCTGAGCCGGTACAGCAACCTTTCAAGCGCGTATTGCGTAAGCAGAAGGTCGTATGGCTCGTTGCGTTCTTTCGAAAGGTTGAGGAGGCGGGCGCGGACGGAAGCGCCGACGTTCTTCAGCGGCTTACGCATCGATTGTGAGTGTCTCAAGACGCGGTTGAACGAGTTTTTGCCATATGCCCGCATCGACGGCGTATTTTGCGATTTCGGAAGGCGTCGCCTTGTGCAGTCGAAGAGCGTCTTTCATCGCTTGCGTGGCATGCGTGATGCCTGCGGGTGTGTTATAGAACGCCTTTTGGCGCTGGCCGCTCTTGAATAGATCGACGATGGTTTTTGCCGGGGTGTAGATAGGCACTGAGACACCTTCGATGGTGTGATGCTCAACGCCCCTGTCGAACTCCTTAGGACCGAAGCGCACGATTTCAATACGGGGACGTGTAATCTTGGGCCGCCAATCGCGCGGGCGGATCGCCATCCAAACAGAGCGCGGGATACGGTCTGTCAGTTCATGAAAGGCGAGTGCAGAGTCATAACAAACGACTCCAATAGGAACGAGTTTCGCGGCAACGGCGAGCGTGTGATTGCCGTCCAGGAGCGCGTCAGGAAGTTGGTAGAGGCCGCGAGCAAGTTGATTGAGTGCACCCTTTCGCTCCATCCGGGAAATGGTTGCTGCCGTGATACCTTCGTTGAGGAATTCGGAAAGGCGCATCATGCCTCGCGCCCGGAGAAGCGAAGTCGCTCTATCCTCCTGGCGTTGCGGTTCCATTCTCATGAAATTCTATATGATAGAAAACCTTGCAAATGTCAAGATATTGCGCAAGGTAATCTATCATGTAGGAGATTGAAACAATTGAACAATTTCCAAGGGCCTTAGGAACTGGAAGTGCTCCAATTGCCTCGTAATTTGCGGGGCTTCTAGGAAGGCCATGCCGGGTGCCTCGTGCTGATCGTCTGGATCTCCTCGTGCCGATATGCGGGCGAAGCGGAAGACCGTCCAACGAATTCAAACGCATCCACGCAACAGCAAAGCGGCGGGCATCGACGTCGTCAATCGACTGGCGCGCAGTTTGGGAGTTGAGATGGCGGAGCTTTGGAGCCCCGCCGTCTGGCACGGGTGCCAACAAAAGACGCGCGGCAGACTGAATAGCCAGTGGGGAACCCGAGCGGCTCGGCGGTCCGAACTAGCACTACCTCGAATTGAAAAGCCCCGCCCTGCTGAGCAGGCGGGGCTTTTCGCGACCTCAGTCGCCGTTCTTGCGGGGCCGCGACCAGATCAGGCTGAAGCCGTCGCCGTCCTCGTCGCTGAACAGGTTCGCGTAGATCGGTGCGTTGAACGAGGGGTCGTCGAGCTTGAGCGAGAGTCGCGGCCCTCCTCGGAGCGCTTCGACCAAGCGGCCCCGATCTCGGCCCGGCCGACGAAGACGCGGTGGCTCGGGGCGTTCTCGTTGGTGCGGTTGACTACCGATCAAGCATACGCCTCCAACCGTGCGCCTCCCGAAAGCTGTCGCGTCGCCAGCAATCGCTCTTCGAGAAGGCAATGTGTAAATTGGCGTGCGGTCCACAATCGGCGCACCAACGCTTGATCGAGTTAGCTTTGATGAGGGCGACGCTCGGCCGCCTTGGCCTGGGCCCGCGCGTACTCAAGTGGCAATCGGCACTGAGCCGTTAACGACTTATTAACCAGCCCAGCCTACCTTGTGATTACTTTTCGGTTAACAGCCGATTGCCTCCCAGTTCGTTCTAGGAGAACAGTCGATGCCCATTGAGGCCCAGACATATGTCGCACTTGGTGCCCGGCCGAAAATCTCACTCGAGGCCGCCCGATCGCCGCGCTCACTTTCGGATAATGGCAGAGCACTCCTGAGCGTTGATCTCGCTGAAGTCAGGCATACTCCCTGCCCACGAGGTGGTCGTCGCGCGGGCGACATCGTCCCATTCGTGGAAAACATTGATGCGTCGCAGACGGAAATTGTGCAGCTCGAAGCAAGGACGGCCGGTTACGGCGCGAATTTCGAGCGCGAACGCGAGCGCGCCGAGCGCCTGATGGTTAAAGTGCTGCAGGCGACCGCAGACGCCATGCCGCTAGAGAGGCGACGACGCGGCTTGAGGACGAGGTGGCGGCTCTACGGACCGGCGACCGAGTCGGCACGATCGACAGCCACGGACAGGCCGCACGTGGACTAGGATATCTAGCTGCGATCCTGGTGGAGACAGACCGCAAGGTTCCTCGGTAGCAATCCGGGTCCGCCATTCCAACGTGCCGAAGAAATCATGAGGTAAAAGTGACCGACATCAGCGACATTCGCGAGATGAAAGCGCGTATTATTGTGTTTGGAGTCGGTGGCGCCGGAGGCAATGCCGTCAACAACATGATCGCGGCCGGGCTGGAAGGCGTCGACTTCGTCGTCGCCAATACCGACGCACAAGCGCTCACCATGTCCAAGGCCAAGCGCCTCATCCAGTTGGGCACAAAGGTGACCGAAGGGCTTGGCGCCGGCTCGAACTCCAAAGTAGGATGCGCCGCGGCCGAAGAGGCAATTCATGCGATCCGGGATCATTTAACCGGTGCAAACATGGTGTTCGTTACCGCTGGCATGGGCGGCGGTACGGGAACTGGGGCGGCTCCTGTTATAGCCAGGATCGCGCGTGAACTTGGCATTCTCACCGTCGGCGTCGTCAGCAAGCCCTTTCACTTCGAGGGCCAGCGCCGTATGCGCGTTGCTGAAGCGGGCATCGCGGAACTGCTGAACGCGGTTGACACCCTGCTGATCATCCCAAATCAGAATCTGCTCCGCGTGGCCAACGAGAAGACCACATTCAACGATTCCTTCGCCATCGCCGATCAAGTGCTCTATTCGGGTGTGGCCTGCATCAGCGACCTTATCGTCAAAGAAGGTCTGATCAATCTCGATTTTGCCGACGTTCTCTCCGTCATGCGCGAGAAGGGCAAAGCCATGATGGGCGGGGGTGAGGCTTCTGGCGAGAAGCGCGTGCTCACCGCCGCCATGGCCGCGATCTCCAATCCCTTGATCGAGGCCCCCTCGATCAAGCGCGCCAGTGGCCTCATCATCTCGATCACCGGCGGCAAGGACCTGACGTTATTCGAGGTCGACGAAGCTGCTAGCCGCATTCGCGAAGGCGCCGACCCGGACGCCAACGTCATCGTCGGCGCCACTTTCGATGAACGCCTGGAGGGTCTCGTCCGTGTCTCGGTCGTGGCGACTGGCATCGATAATCTGGACTCGGCGAATAAGTCCATTGCTGGGACAAGCACCTTCCAACTACCAAATGATTCAAAATCGCAGTTCGATGCAGCAACGTCGAATCCAACGAGGATGCGGCAAGCGGTTCAGGCCTGAATGATTCTGACCGAGCTGTACTGCGTGAGTTTCTGCTCACGTCGACAACTGACTGCAGGAGAATTTCGGAATCAAGTTTCGATCCCATACGGAATGGTATTGCAGGGACCCCAGATGGACGCTGTATCGACAGCCGGATTGACGCCAGTTCGTCATGCACCTCAAATCGACAGACAACGAGTGCGCCGATCGCAGGGTCTTGTCCATCGCAACGTAGGCGCGCGTTCATGCGGTGTCCTTCTTCAAGATCGACCGTGTGCTGGATAGACTCGCGATGGAGCCAACCGCACGATAGCCAAAATTCCGACGACATAAGCCGGACAGACGTTCACGGAAATGACCGCGAAGGGCGACCAGCGCGAGGCGCCGAAGCGCAGTGGCCTCAACAATGCTTTGATGCGCACGTGAGAGAGAAGCCCCGCCCGGCGGACCGGGCGGGGCTTTTTGGCGACCTCAGTCGCCGTTCTTGCGGGGCCGCGACCAGATCAGGCTGAAGCCGTCGCCGTCCTCGTCGCTGAACAGGTTCGCGTAGATCGGTGCGTTGAACGAGGGGTCGTCGAGCTTGAGCGAGAGATAGTCGCGGCCCTCCTCGGAGCGCTTCGACCAGGCGGCCCCGATCTCGGCCCGGCCGACGAAGACACGGTGGCTCGGGGCGTGCTCGTTGGTGCGGTTGGCCTCGGGCACGATGCGGACGCCCTTGGTCTGGAGGCTGAGGGTGACGATCTCGCCCTGGAAGTCGCTGCCGACCTTCTTGAAAGAACCGATGGTAGCCATGTTACTTCTCCTTTGCTGTTTCGAGCCGCGACCACCGCGGCCTCGATGGCGATCTACAGGCCGAAGACGATCGACGACGCACCCGCCCGCGGGCCGCAGCGCAGCGGAGGACGCCAGCGGGGCGACTTTCTTGCCTCGCGAGGAATGGGCGTCGCCCAGGGGAAGAAAGTCGCGCTGCTGGCGTTGCGTTCAGGCGATCGAGGCGCAGCCGATCTTCGGCCAGATCGAGCCATCAAGAGGCCAGGTGGTCCGTGCGCTGAACAGCATCTCCGGAAGAAGTTGTGGCGCCTCTCGGTTGAGCTGCACAAGAGGTCGCTCCGTTCAGGCGCAGGGAGGGTCAAGTGCCAAGTGCCAGGTGCCAAGCGCCCCGAGAACGCCGCAAGGATCGCTCGCTCAAGCTCGTCGACCCAGCCAACGCTTGGACCCGAGGTGCCGCAGCCGTCGAGACCCAAGGCTCATCCTTGTCGCGTCGTGGCCGAGAGGGGCTACTGATGTTCCTCCAGCAAAGCCTCGCCCGATGCCGGAGTCCCGGCAAAGCTGGTGATCCGTCTCCAAGCCATGCCGGCGACGGCAAAGGCGCCGGTCCAGCTGAAGATAGCCTGCCAAAATGAGGATGGCATCGCGATTTGCGACAGGCCATGGGCGAGGTGATAGCCCGCGACAGCCGCCGGGGCGGTGAAAGCTGCGGCAATCACCGCGCGCACGAAGGTGGATCGCGCCCAGATCAAGGCGGTTTGACCGATGAGAACGGTCACGGCGCCGGCAAGAATTGCGAGCAGAGCGGCGGAGGCAATGCCCGCGCCACCGTGAACAGCCGCCAGACCTGCGGAAAGCGCAACGAAACAGGGCAGCGCGTAGACAGCAAGGGTGAGACCCAGCCAGCAGAACAGGCCGATGCCAAGCATATTGAGGACGAGTGCAATGATAAGCATGGTGGTGGCTCCGCGACAAAAGACATGACGCTCGCGCCTTCCACCACCACCACGGCGCGATGAGAATCATAGCGCAGAATGCGCCGCTATGCGAGTGCGTGGCGTCGTTCGTCGAATCGGACAAGGACGAAGCGTTCTGCTCGATCGCTATATCGGTCGCGTCAGAGAATTTGCACTGATCCGCGCTGGCGAACTTGGTGCTCGATCAAGAAGCGCCGATGAACGACGGCGCTTACGCGCCGCCGAACTTCCAGACGGGAATGCCGAGCTTCCTGGCCTTGTCGGCAAGGTTGTCCTGTATGCCGCTGCCCGGAAAGTGCATGAGACCGATCGGCAGCACTGCAAGCATGGCGTCGTTACGCTTGAACGGAGCTGCCTTGCCGTGCTTGGTCCAGTCCGGCTTGAAGGCGATCTGAGGAACCTTGCGGCTGGTCGCCCATTTGGCGGCGATCAGCTCGGCGCCCTTCGGCGAGCCACCGTGCAGCAGCACCATGTCCGGGTGCTTGGCGTGGACCTTGTCGAGGCGGCCCCAGATCAGGGAGACGTCGTTACAATCGAGCCCACCGGTGAGCGCGATCTTGGGTCCAGACGGCAGCAACGCCTCGGTGTCCGCGCGACGTCTGGCAGCGAGGAAATCGCGGCTGTCGATCATCGCAGAGGTGAGCGTGCGATGATTGACGAGTGACCCGGAACGGGGGCGCCAGGGCGAGCCGGTATGAAGCTCGAATTGATCAGTCGCCAGATCGCGAAACAGCTCCATGGCATTGCGGCGTTCGATCAAAGTGACGCCTTCGGCCGTGAGCTTTTCCAGTTCGACGGATCGCACCTCCGATCCATTCTGCTCGCGCTGGCTCTTTTGCTGGGCTTTTTCGTTGTCGTCGAGTTCGCGCTCGATGCGGCCCGTGGCGCGATGGAAGAGATTGACGGTCGACCAGAGGAGATCTTCGAGGTCGGGTTCAAGCCGTGTGTCGCTCAGGCTCGCCACGAGCGCATCAAAGATGTCGGCGATCGCGCCTGTGATGGCCTTGGCGTCGGGAAGCGGCCGTGGGTCAGGCTCGTCGTGAAAGGGGCGATGGCCATAGAGCTGAAGCTCGTTGAGGATATGATCGGTCGGTGATGAGCCGTGCGGCGGTTCGAACTGCTTGTCGTCGTGTTCGGTCATCATGGCTTGGGTCCTTTGCCGTTCGGCCGCGCCCATCGCGGCCTTCGTGGCGATCATCAGACGGCGGGCGGAACGGACCAGAACCCGGAGCGATCAATCCGCCGAAGCCCGGAAGGGCGCAGGTGGAAGCGCAGGGCCGCAGCGAAGCGGAGGATGGCTGAGGTGCGGCTATTTTGTTTCGCGATGCAAAGGCGCGTGAGCGCCGGCGGAAAATAGCCGCACCGCAGCCATTGCCGGGCCGGGCCGCTTGCCGTCCGATCGCCCTCTAGAAGGCCGTGGGCGCGGCGCTGTCTGGCACAGGCACCGCACGCAATGA comes from Bradyrhizobium diazoefficiens and encodes:
- a CDS encoding antitoxin Xre/MbcA/ParS toxin-binding domain-containing protein; translated protein: MSIVEIVARKLGGRSVLGAVIRSQADLALAVRKRLPLTALHGLAKAGLTEQEIELFVIPQRTRRHRAEKKQPLTVEESDRAVRLLRVQTLAEETFGDANKANIWLRRSLAELRGESPLAVAQTETGARVVETILGKIAWGAAA
- a CDS encoding RES family NAD+ phosphorylase, translating into MLLWRLSGIQHAKMFDGGYGLLFDGRWNTVGRPVTYCSTSPALCVLEKLVHIEDPALMPALVMVRYDGPDDLAVETLGLSDLPADWRRQEVWTQQRGDQWHASLATPLLRVPSAIVPVDQSPDVNILINHTHKDAARISVISVEPFVLDPRLF
- a CDS encoding DUF736 domain-containing protein is translated as MATIGSFKKVGSDFQGEIVTLSLQTKGVRIVPEAKGSNENAPSHRVFVGRAEIGAAWSKRSEEGRDYLSLKLDDPSFNAPIYANLFSDEDGDGFSLIWSRPRKTGD
- a CDS encoding Fic family protein, with translation MATYIHERKAWPHFNWDAAKIAQRLGSVRHRQGRLTGRMEELGFRLKTQANLEALTEEVTKSSEIEGEVLSRDQVRSSLARRLGVDIGALTPAERNVEGVVEMILDATSKYNAPLTSERLFGWHAALFPTGRSGMTKIKVGDWRTEESGPMQIVLGPMGRERVHYEAPKAALVPDDMKAFINWYNGPQDIDPVLKAAIAHLWFVTIHPFEDGNGRIARAIADMALARSENSSQRFYSMSAQIRQERNAYYDILEATQKGDLDITEWLAWFLDCLDRAFDRADTILASVLRKARFWKKHANQKFNDRQRAMVERLLEGFDGKLNSSKWAKLTKASQDTALRDIEDLVAKCILAKDAAGGRSTSYSLIDVATITDP
- a CDS encoding nucleotidyl transferase AbiEii/AbiGii toxin family protein; translated protein: MRKPLKNVGASVRARLLNLSKERNEPYDLLLTQYALERLLYRLSISKYKEQFALKGAMLLRYWLHDPHRPTRDLDLLGFGESDPQLTRGFFKEICEAQAVDGVTFDTGSLEVDRVRDESGYGGLRLKCYATIDGARLRIVIDIGYGDATEPGLNEIELLTLLDQPAPKLRAYPPETVIAEKFQAMVHLGLANTRLKDFYDIWVLTRTYEFKDDRLSRAIKATFTRRKTNIPEDRPDALTKAFTDDATKVQQWNAFVQDVAIDPGPLADVVTTLGTFLMPHAEKARKLKDN
- a CDS encoding type IV toxin-antitoxin system AbiEi family antitoxin domain-containing protein, which translates into the protein MMRLSEFLNEGITAATISRMERKGALNQLARGLYQLPDALLDGNHTLAVAAKLVPIGVVCYDSALAFHELTDRIPRSVWMAIRPRDWRPKITRPRIEIVRFGPKEFDRGVEHHTIEGVSVPIYTPAKTIVDLFKSGQRQKAFYNTPAGITHATQAMKDALRLHKATPSEIAKYAVDAGIWQKLVQPRLETLTIDA
- the ftsZ gene encoding cell division protein FtsZ yields the protein MTDISDIREMKARIIVFGVGGAGGNAVNNMIAAGLEGVDFVVANTDAQALTMSKAKRLIQLGTKVTEGLGAGSNSKVGCAAAEEAIHAIRDHLTGANMVFVTAGMGGGTGTGAAPVIARIARELGILTVGVVSKPFHFEGQRRMRVAEAGIAELLNAVDTLLIIPNQNLLRVANEKTTFNDSFAIADQVLYSGVACISDLIVKEGLINLDFADVLSVMREKGKAMMGGGEASGEKRVLTAAMAAISNPLIEAPSIKRASGLIISITGGKDLTLFEVDEAASRIREGADPDANVIVGATFDERLEGLVRVSVVATGIDNLDSANKSIAGTSTFQLPNDSKSQFDAATSNPTRMRQAVQA
- a CDS encoding DUF736 domain-containing protein, encoding MATIGSFKKVGSDFQGEIVTLSLQTKGVRIVPEANRTNEHAPSHRVFVGRAEIGAAWSKRSEEGRDYLSLKLDDPSFNAPIYANLFSDEDGDGFSLIWSRPRKNGD
- a CDS encoding DUF2493 domain-containing protein → MTEHDDKQFEPPHGSSPTDHILNELQLYGHRPFHDEPDPRPLPDAKAITGAIADIFDALVASLSDTRLEPDLEDLLWSTVNLFHRATGRIERELDDNEKAQQKSQREQNGSEVRSVELEKLTAEGVTLIERRNAMELFRDLATDQFELHTGSPWRPRSGSLVNHRTLTSAMIDSRDFLAARRRADTEALLPSGPKIALTGGLDCNDVSLIWGRLDKVHAKHPDMVLLHGGSPKGAELIAAKWATSRKVPQIAFKPDWTKHGKAAPFKRNDAMLAVLPIGLMHFPGSGIQDNLADKARKLGIPVWKFGGA